A genomic segment from Dermatobacter hominis encodes:
- a CDS encoding AAA family ATPase, producing MSSEQTDPRFDTVDDVRDRLRKVDYLSDESIAGIVYLADRLGKPILVEGPAGTGKTQLAKSVAEITGARLIRLQCYEGLDESKALYEWNYKKQLLRIQASRGEGETTGWDAIEEDIFSDDFLLTRPLLEAIRADDPVVLLIDEVDRVEVETEALLLEILSDYQVSIPELGTITAKQIPMVFLTSNNTRELSEALKRRCLYLHVDYPDMDREKEIVLTKVPGVTESLADEIARIVRSIRQLELKKAPSVSETIDWARTLVLLGKDAVDAETAVATVNILLKYQSDIAKATKELSADPQAAGRPPAR from the coding sequence ATGAGCAGCGAGCAGACCGATCCCCGTTTCGACACCGTTGACGACGTCCGGGACCGGCTCCGCAAGGTCGACTACCTCTCCGACGAGTCGATCGCCGGCATCGTCTACCTGGCCGACCGCCTCGGCAAGCCGATCCTCGTCGAGGGCCCGGCCGGCACCGGTAAGACGCAGCTCGCCAAGTCGGTCGCCGAGATCACCGGTGCCCGCCTCATCCGCCTCCAGTGCTACGAGGGCCTCGACGAGTCCAAGGCGCTCTACGAGTGGAACTACAAGAAGCAGCTGCTGCGCATCCAGGCGTCGCGGGGCGAGGGCGAGACCACGGGCTGGGACGCCATCGAGGAGGACATCTTCTCCGACGACTTCCTCCTGACCCGCCCGCTGCTCGAGGCCATCCGGGCCGACGACCCCGTCGTCCTGCTCATCGACGAGGTCGACCGCGTCGAGGTCGAGACCGAGGCGCTGCTGCTCGAGATCCTCTCCGACTACCAGGTGTCGATCCCCGAGCTCGGCACGATCACCGCCAAGCAGATCCCGATGGTCTTCCTCACGTCGAACAACACCCGGGAGCTCTCCGAGGCGCTCAAGCGGCGCTGCCTCTACCTGCACGTCGACTACCCCGACATGGACCGCGAGAAGGAGATCGTCCTCACCAAGGTCCCGGGCGTCACCGAGTCGCTCGCCGACGAGATCGCCCGCATCGTCCGGTCCATCCGCCAGCTGGAGCTGAAGAAGGCGCCGTCGGTGTCGGAGACCATCGACTGGGCCCGGACGCTGGTCCTGCTCGGCAAGGACGCCGTCGACGCCGAGACCGCCGTGGCGACCGTCAACATCCTGCTGAAGTACCAGTCCGACATCGCCAAGGCGACCAAGGAGCTGTCGGCCGATCCGCAGGCGGCCGGTCGTCCGCCCGCCCGGTGA